In the genome of Paenibacillus sp. FSL R5-0766, one region contains:
- a CDS encoding ABC transporter substrate-binding protein, with protein sequence MRKQIKSIWIMMALILLIVLSACGQSATTNSTTGDSTNAAAETETKTNSDSASSADKAATAEEELVTYQSDAGEVQVPKNPKRIIDLTSFSTGYFVALDAPVVGALSGAMNNKYIKDQLAAAGTSDLGEEPTPEKLISLKPDLLIVYTGTEGIDKLEQIAPVVQIAYGKRNFKDLMLEMGKLTNREEAAKAWNAKWEAKINELKPKVHEAVGDRTVSILNPYAKGLFVFGHNYGRGGEIIYGEFDLKAPAKAQAEAIDSGTGWASISMELLPEYAGDIIFTSPWSGDTTDPKIVYDNTLWKNLPAVKANHVFQLDPTSDSYNDPLTLEGQLQFISDSLLTAK encoded by the coding sequence TTGCGTAAACAGATAAAATCAATATGGATCATGATGGCACTTATCTTACTGATTGTACTTAGTGCATGTGGTCAGTCTGCCACGACCAATAGTACAACCGGGGACAGCACGAATGCAGCTGCGGAGACAGAAACCAAGACGAACTCGGATTCAGCTTCTTCCGCTGATAAAGCGGCAACTGCCGAAGAGGAACTTGTTACATATCAATCGGATGCAGGCGAAGTACAGGTACCCAAGAATCCTAAGCGCATTATTGATTTGACATCATTTTCGACAGGCTACTTTGTTGCCCTGGATGCACCGGTAGTCGGCGCTTTATCAGGAGCGATGAACAACAAATATATCAAGGATCAACTTGCAGCAGCGGGCACCAGCGATCTGGGTGAAGAGCCTACGCCAGAGAAGCTAATCAGCTTAAAACCTGACTTATTGATCGTGTACACTGGCACAGAGGGCATCGACAAGCTGGAGCAGATTGCGCCTGTCGTACAGATTGCATATGGTAAGCGCAATTTCAAGGATTTAATGCTTGAAATGGGTAAGCTCACCAATAGAGAAGAAGCAGCTAAAGCTTGGAATGCTAAATGGGAAGCGAAGATCAACGAACTAAAGCCCAAGGTTCATGAAGCTGTAGGCGATCGCACTGTTTCCATACTGAATCCGTACGCCAAAGGATTATTTGTATTTGGTCATAACTATGGTCGAGGCGGTGAAATTATTTACGGGGAGTTTGATCTCAAGGCACCAGCCAAGGCCCAAGCTGAAGCGATTGACAGCGGGACTGGATGGGCTTCAATCTCCATGGAACTATTACCGGAGTATGCGGGTGATATCATCTTCACCAGCCCGTGGTCGGGAGATACAACCGATCCAAAGATCGTATATGATAATACATTGTGGAAAAACTTGCCTGCGGTGAAGGCAAATCATGTGTTCCAGCTTGATCCGACCTCAGACTCGTACAATGATCCGTTAACGTTGGAAGGTCAGCTGCAATTTATTTCCGATAGCCTGCTTACCGCGAAGTAA
- a CDS encoding NmrA family NAD(P)-binding protein, protein MTQNDRFLVYGASGSQGGAVAQLLVQHGCEVRTITRNEATANTLKEQNIEAFIGDLSDVEQLHTAHEGVSKVFLNLPVEFNSDKIRQYTKNAIDAAIQANVKLIVVNTGTYVPDPITHSKGIELKREVIHELQQSGLPYIIVEPIVYLENFLIPGILNNGVLAYPVPADKPISWISLNDAAQFHYYALTHSELAGSIIPAPGLEALTGAQLAEQFSAVLGEKISFMSLPFDHFEAAIQPLLGSETAAGLKGLYQWIDGHTDLLPRYEEMDDNIKTNLKLTKISDWIHQTMIK, encoded by the coding sequence ATGACACAGAATGATCGATTTTTAGTATATGGAGCATCGGGCTCCCAAGGCGGAGCTGTCGCTCAATTACTCGTTCAACACGGTTGTGAGGTTCGCACGATTACTCGAAATGAGGCTACAGCCAACACACTGAAGGAACAAAACATTGAAGCTTTCATCGGGGATCTATCAGATGTGGAACAGCTTCATACGGCGCATGAAGGTGTAAGTAAAGTCTTCCTGAACCTGCCGGTGGAGTTCAATTCGGATAAGATCAGACAATATACCAAAAATGCAATTGATGCTGCTATACAGGCAAACGTTAAATTGATTGTAGTTAACACGGGCACCTATGTTCCTGACCCTATCACCCATTCCAAAGGAATTGAATTGAAACGTGAAGTTATCCATGAATTGCAGCAAAGTGGTCTTCCATATATCATTGTGGAACCCATTGTATACTTGGAAAACTTCCTGATTCCCGGAATACTGAACAATGGCGTTTTGGCCTACCCGGTACCAGCAGACAAGCCGATCTCCTGGATTAGCTTAAACGATGCAGCTCAATTCCACTATTATGCCTTGACTCATTCGGAATTGGCAGGAAGCATTATCCCAGCACCCGGATTAGAAGCCCTGACAGGTGCACAATTAGCGGAACAATTCAGTGCTGTATTAGGTGAAAAGATCAGCTTCATGTCTCTACCTTTTGATCATTTTGAAGCAGCGATTCAGCCTTTGTTGGGAAGTGAGACAGCAGCAGGTCTTAAAGGATTGTACCAATGGATTGATGGGCATACTGATCTTCTTCCACGGTATGAAGAGATGGATGATAACATCAAAACCAATCTTAAATTAACCAAAATAAGCGATTGGATTCATCAAACAATGATTAAATAA
- the helD gene encoding RNA polymerase recycling motor HelD, giving the protein MDKTNEWKLEEERLVQVRNKLQARLEELEPKVAGLHEQAAEIRKRFWEEVTINTGSYTDFEDAFYTINQQSRVLAERERGHKLLTQQWRNTKRLLPTPYFGRFDYKEKGMTLTEQIYIGVSSFMDEDGLNFLIYDWRTPIASLYYDHSPGPASYDTPSGRIDGKMELKRQFQIQHGQLHSMFDSTETIGDELLQQVLAKGADSQMKSIVATIQKEQNAIIRDDRSRMLIVQGAAGSGKTSAALQRVAYLLYKHRQTVKADQIVLFSPNPMFTSYISTVLPELGEENMQQTTFQEYLNYWLDSSLRPEDAFDQIEYVLTAQEDPGYEARLEAIKYKASETFLQVLQNYGKWLGREGMRFNGIQFRGRQFITADQIKTQFYSLDQNLTLSNRILLLQEWLLRELVSLERLEREADWVQEELNYLDTDEYVEAFRMLHKEKPVFDVAEKYAARDNGNDSAVQDEGAFNFAVREEELLRQKLVKDMFKPLRKSVRKFQFVDVKGLYEQLFVDEAAYREQTNGAIPPQHWPEICKQTNAMILQNKLFHEDATPYLYVKEMIEGVRTNTEIRYVFVDEGQDYSAFQYEYLKKLFPRARMTVLGDFGQAIFMQATDLAASNSPLVHLYGEGETTLIRLVRSYRSTKEIVEFTRQMLPGGEEIRPFERGDQKPLLTKLKDKNLRGTQILADIAALKAEGVDSIAVITKTAAESRDAYERLQSQGGEGLQLITKDTQIFEKGIMVIPVYLAKGVEFDAVLVYDASPVAYSQEYDRKLLYTACTRAMHRLHLYTVNDWSPFVQALPANLYDIKS; this is encoded by the coding sequence ATGGATAAAACAAACGAATGGAAGTTGGAAGAGGAAAGACTGGTGCAGGTGAGGAACAAACTTCAGGCACGACTCGAAGAGTTAGAACCGAAGGTTGCAGGACTGCATGAACAGGCTGCCGAAATTCGTAAACGGTTCTGGGAAGAAGTGACGATTAATACGGGTTCGTACACGGATTTTGAAGATGCATTCTATACCATTAATCAGCAGTCCAGAGTGTTGGCCGAGAGGGAGCGCGGACACAAGCTGTTAACACAACAATGGAGAAATACAAAGAGACTGCTTCCAACGCCGTATTTTGGCCGTTTCGACTATAAGGAAAAAGGCATGACATTGACTGAACAGATCTACATCGGCGTATCATCCTTCATGGATGAAGATGGATTGAACTTTCTAATCTATGACTGGCGTACGCCAATTGCGAGTCTGTACTATGATCACTCTCCCGGGCCAGCAAGTTATGACACACCTTCAGGACGAATCGACGGAAAGATGGAGCTCAAGCGTCAGTTCCAGATTCAACATGGGCAGCTTCATAGCATGTTTGATTCAACTGAGACGATTGGTGACGAATTGTTGCAGCAAGTGCTCGCCAAGGGTGCAGACTCACAAATGAAGAGCATTGTAGCAACTATCCAGAAGGAACAAAACGCCATTATCCGTGATGACCGAAGCCGAATGCTTATCGTTCAGGGAGCAGCTGGCAGTGGCAAGACGTCCGCTGCGTTACAGCGAGTGGCCTACTTACTATACAAGCACCGCCAGACCGTCAAAGCAGATCAGATTGTACTTTTCTCGCCGAATCCGATGTTTACCAGTTATATCTCGACTGTACTCCCGGAACTTGGCGAAGAGAACATGCAGCAGACAACTTTCCAGGAATATCTGAATTATTGGCTGGATTCCTCCTTACGACCAGAGGATGCCTTTGATCAGATTGAATATGTGCTGACAGCCCAAGAAGATCCGGGTTATGAAGCTCGTCTGGAGGCGATTAAGTACAAAGCTTCCGAGACATTCCTGCAAGTGCTCCAAAACTACGGTAAGTGGCTGGGGCGGGAGGGCATGCGGTTCAACGGTATTCAATTTCGGGGACGTCAATTCATCACTGCGGACCAAATTAAGACTCAATTTTACAGTTTGGATCAAAATCTTACCTTGTCCAACCGTATTCTTCTTTTGCAGGAATGGTTGCTGAGAGAACTTGTTTCGCTGGAACGTCTGGAACGGGAAGCAGACTGGGTTCAGGAGGAGTTGAATTATCTGGACACGGATGAGTATGTGGAAGCTTTCCGCATGTTGCACAAAGAAAAGCCTGTGTTCGATGTAGCGGAAAAATACGCAGCACGAGATAATGGTAATGACAGCGCAGTGCAAGATGAGGGTGCCTTTAACTTTGCAGTGCGAGAAGAGGAGTTGCTTCGTCAGAAACTGGTGAAAGACATGTTTAAACCGTTAAGAAAGAGTGTGCGGAAATTTCAGTTCGTGGATGTGAAAGGGTTATACGAACAACTATTTGTAGATGAAGCCGCTTATCGGGAACAAACGAATGGGGCAATCCCCCCACAGCACTGGCCTGAGATTTGTAAACAGACCAACGCAATGATCCTTCAGAACAAGCTGTTCCATGAGGATGCTACTCCGTATTTATATGTAAAAGAGATGATCGAAGGCGTCCGGACGAACACAGAGATTCGTTATGTCTTTGTTGATGAAGGTCAGGATTATTCGGCGTTTCAATACGAGTATCTCAAGAAACTGTTTCCTCGTGCCCGCATGACGGTGCTGGGGGATTTCGGGCAAGCGATTTTTATGCAGGCTACGGATTTGGCAGCATCCAACTCGCCACTGGTTCATCTTTACGGAGAAGGCGAAACTACATTGATACGCCTTGTACGCAGTTATCGTTCAACCAAAGAGATTGTTGAATTCACGAGACAGATGTTACCAGGGGGAGAAGAGATAAGACCGTTTGAAAGGGGAGATCAGAAGCCTCTTTTAACAAAATTGAAGGACAAAAATCTGCGTGGTACACAGATTCTCGCAGACATCGCCGCGCTTAAGGCGGAGGGGGTTGATTCCATTGCTGTGATTACGAAAACCGCGGCTGAAAGTCGTGATGCCTATGAAAGGTTGCAAAGTCAAGGCGGCGAAGGGTTACAGCTCATAACAAAGGACACACAGATTTTTGAAAAAGGAATCATGGTTATTCCTGTGTATCTCGCCAAAGGCGTTGAGTTCGATGCTGTCCTGGTCTATGATGCTTCACCCGTTGCTTACAGCCAGGAATATGATCGCAAGCTTCTGTATACGGCATGCACACGGGCCATGCACCGACTTCATCTATATACAGTGAATGACTGGTCACCATTTGTGCAGGCGTTACCTGCGAATCTATATGACATAAAATCATAA
- a CDS encoding TetR/AcrR family transcriptional regulator: MARSKEFEVNEVLDKAMKIFWEQGYEKTSMSDLVEHMGIHRRSIYDTFDDKHSLFLQAMDRYRGKVSTTLLAEIKASKTAVEALDKIFDVMISEAEETPSGCLIVNSAVELGARDQEVDNRSLESFNEAERMFEQIIQWGQREGEFSSDHDAEEMAEYLHNISVGIRAMARTSTDKEKLNRIIHVTMKLLEK, encoded by the coding sequence ATGGCTAGAAGTAAAGAGTTTGAAGTGAATGAAGTATTGGATAAAGCAATGAAGATCTTCTGGGAACAAGGTTACGAGAAAACGTCGATGAGTGACTTGGTTGAGCATATGGGAATTCATCGCAGAAGTATATATGATACATTTGATGACAAACATTCGCTGTTTTTACAGGCAATGGATCGTTACAGAGGTAAGGTCAGCACCACATTACTTGCAGAAATCAAGGCATCCAAGACGGCAGTGGAAGCACTGGATAAAATTTTCGATGTTATGATCAGTGAAGCAGAGGAGACACCATCAGGTTGTTTGATTGTGAACTCGGCTGTGGAGCTAGGAGCACGTGATCAGGAAGTGGACAACCGATCTCTTGAATCGTTTAACGAAGCTGAGCGGATGTTCGAGCAGATTATTCAATGGGGGCAGCGGGAGGGAGAATTCTCTTCTGATCATGATGCGGAGGAAATGGCAGAGTACCTGCACAATATTTCTGTCGGCATCAGAGCCATGGCAAGAACCTCGACGGATAAGGAAAAATTAAACCGGATTATCCATGTAACGATGAAACTTTTGGAAAAATGA
- a CDS encoding NAD(P)-dependent alcohol dehydrogenase: MIIAKARAVDGPDQQFRSAEIKRRDLDTNDVLIEIKYAGICHSDIHTAHGEWGPVNYPLVPGHEIAGIVTDVGTGVSKYKVGDRVGVGCMVDSCGECDNCRKGEEQYCLKGNIPTYAGVDKYGEPTQGGYSTHIVVVEDFIVRIPDNIALDAAAPLLCAGITTYSPLHHWGAGPGKKVAVVGMGGLGHMAVKIAHAMGAEVTVLSQSLSKKEDGLQFGADHYFATSEPETFEKLAGTFDLMINTVSANIDINAYFSLLTLDGTLVNVGAPAEPLAVNVFSLIGHRRSFAGSMIGGIRETQEMLDFCAEHDIAPNIEVISADQIDEAYKRVLASDVKYRFVIDISTM; the protein is encoded by the coding sequence TTGATTATAGCTAAAGCCAGAGCCGTTGACGGACCAGACCAACAATTCAGAAGTGCTGAAATTAAACGACGTGATCTGGATACCAATGATGTATTAATCGAGATTAAATATGCCGGTATCTGCCATTCTGACATCCATACTGCCCACGGTGAATGGGGGCCTGTGAATTATCCACTCGTTCCTGGACACGAAATTGCCGGAATAGTGACTGATGTAGGAACTGGGGTCTCCAAATACAAGGTCGGTGACCGAGTAGGGGTCGGATGTATGGTTGACTCTTGTGGTGAATGTGATAACTGCCGCAAAGGTGAAGAGCAATACTGTCTCAAAGGAAATATCCCCACTTATGCTGGGGTAGACAAATACGGTGAGCCTACGCAGGGTGGATATTCAACTCACATTGTTGTTGTAGAGGATTTCATCGTTCGCATCCCTGATAACATTGCACTTGATGCTGCTGCACCTTTGCTGTGTGCCGGTATTACGACATATTCACCACTGCATCACTGGGGAGCTGGCCCAGGTAAGAAAGTTGCCGTTGTAGGTATGGGTGGTCTTGGTCATATGGCTGTCAAAATTGCACATGCGATGGGTGCCGAAGTAACGGTTCTTTCCCAATCCCTGAGTAAAAAAGAAGATGGACTGCAATTTGGTGCAGATCACTACTTTGCCACAAGCGAACCGGAAACATTCGAGAAACTTGCAGGCACATTTGATCTGATGATTAACACGGTAAGTGCGAATATCGATATTAATGCTTATTTCTCACTGCTCACGCTGGATGGTACACTCGTGAACGTGGGTGCTCCTGCAGAGCCTTTAGCCGTAAACGTATTTTCTCTTATCGGTCATCGTCGTTCATTTGCAGGTTCCATGATTGGTGGCATTCGTGAGACGCAGGAAATGCTTGATTTCTGTGCAGAACATGATATTGCACCTAACATTGAGGTCATCTCCGCCGACCAGATTGACGAAGCTTACAAACGTGTATTAGCTTCCGACGTGAAATATCGATTTGTTATTGATATCAGCACTATGTAA
- a CDS encoding aldo/keto reductase: protein MEYTKLGNTGLDVSRFCLGCMGFGDASKWVHEWVLNEEDSRPVIKKALDLGINFFDTANIYSLGTSEEYLGRALKDYANRDEVVIATKVHGQMHQGPNGSGLSRKAILSEIDKSLKRLETDYVDLYIIHRWDYNTPIEETMEALHDVVKSGKVRYIGASAMFAWQFQKALHVAEKNGWTKFVSMQNHLNLIYREEEREMLPLCKEEKIGVTPYSPLASGRLTRDWSVSTLRSETDQIQKSKYNATSDADRLVVERVASIAEKYGVPRTHIALAWLLQKDTVAAPIIGATKISHLEDAVGALSVELTLEDVSFLEEPYVPHPVVGAQ, encoded by the coding sequence ATGGAATATACCAAACTTGGTAACACAGGCTTGGACGTATCTCGCTTTTGCCTGGGTTGTATGGGATTTGGGGACGCCAGTAAATGGGTTCATGAATGGGTACTGAATGAAGAAGACTCTCGCCCCGTGATCAAAAAAGCGTTGGATCTAGGCATTAATTTCTTCGATACAGCGAATATATATTCTCTGGGTACGAGCGAGGAGTATCTTGGTCGGGCGTTAAAAGATTACGCAAATCGGGATGAAGTTGTCATTGCTACCAAAGTACACGGACAAATGCATCAAGGACCCAACGGTTCTGGTCTTTCCAGAAAAGCCATCCTGAGTGAGATTGATAAAAGCCTGAAACGATTGGAAACCGATTATGTGGATCTGTATATCATCCATCGTTGGGACTACAATACGCCTATTGAAGAAACCATGGAAGCCTTACATGATGTGGTGAAGTCCGGTAAAGTGAGATATATTGGCGCTTCGGCCATGTTTGCATGGCAGTTCCAAAAAGCATTACATGTAGCAGAGAAAAATGGTTGGACCAAGTTTGTCTCCATGCAAAACCACCTGAATCTCATCTACCGTGAAGAGGAACGAGAAATGCTGCCTCTATGCAAGGAAGAAAAGATTGGTGTGACTCCCTACAGTCCTCTTGCTTCAGGCAGGTTAACCCGTGACTGGTCCGTATCAACACTTCGATCCGAGACAGACCAAATTCAGAAATCCAAGTACAATGCGACAAGTGATGCGGATCGGCTTGTTGTTGAACGAGTTGCATCCATTGCAGAAAAATACGGTGTCCCTCGCACACACATTGCACTTGCGTGGTTGCTACAAAAAGACACTGTAGCGGCTCCAATTATCGGTGCCACCAAAATATCGCATCTGGAAGATGCTGTAGGTGCCCTTTCTGTTGAGTTGACCTTAGAAGACGTCTCATTCCTTGAAGAGCCCTATGTACCTCACCCTGTAGTAGGTGCTCAATAA
- a CDS encoding carbohydrate ABC transporter permease, with protein sequence MGYTRKLAIRNYIVEGFLILASLIVLLPLVILIFGSFKTSAEVLSFSLSFPETWQFSNYVRVFQEGGLSRAFFNSILITGVSSIINIVASSAAAFILARRETKLSGTIYMYFFMGLIAPMSIITTIRVVQGLGFYGSITSVILIYAALNTAFSVFLYSGFIKTIPRALDEVAFLEGASVFGVFFRIVTPLILPVNATVAIMVFMSVWNDITIPVYFLTDSSTWTMPLSIYNFYGKYSRDWNLIFANLVLTSLPVFILYLFGQKYIVSGLTAGAVKG encoded by the coding sequence ATGGGCTATACACGCAAACTCGCCATCCGCAACTATATCGTGGAAGGTTTCCTGATTCTAGCCTCTCTTATCGTTCTGTTGCCGCTTGTCATTCTGATCTTTGGTTCATTCAAAACCAGTGCCGAAGTGCTTAGCTTCTCCCTGAGTTTTCCGGAAACATGGCAGTTCTCGAACTATGTTCGTGTCTTCCAGGAAGGCGGTCTGTCGCGAGCGTTCTTCAACAGCATTTTGATTACTGGTGTATCTTCCATTATTAATATCGTTGCCTCTTCGGCAGCGGCATTCATTCTGGCACGTCGGGAAACCAAACTATCCGGCACGATCTACATGTATTTCTTCATGGGACTGATTGCGCCAATGTCGATTATTACGACCATACGTGTTGTACAGGGATTGGGATTCTACGGCAGCATCACAAGTGTCATCCTGATCTACGCCGCGTTAAATACAGCCTTCAGTGTATTCTTGTATAGTGGATTCATCAAAACCATTCCACGAGCACTGGACGAAGTGGCATTTCTGGAAGGAGCAAGTGTGTTCGGGGTGTTCTTCCGCATCGTCACACCGCTCATCCTGCCCGTTAACGCAACGGTAGCGATCATGGTGTTCATGTCCGTTTGGAATGACATCACAATTCCGGTATACTTCCTGACAGACAGCTCCACCTGGACGATGCCACTATCGATCTACAATTTCTACGGCAAATATAGCCGGGACTGGAACCTGATCTTCGCCAATCTCGTGCTTACTTCCCTGCCTGTATTCATCCTTTATCTATTTGGGCAAAAATATATCGTCAGCGGCCTTACTGCCGGTGCAGTTAAAGGTTAA
- a CDS encoding MerR family transcriptional regulator, with protein sequence MTYSIGEVAKKLDLTVYTLRYYDKEGLMPFVERTTSGTRLFKDSDIDFLKIIQCLKLTGMPIKDIKDFIEWCSEGDSTLKQRYDMFTERKAIVEAQMEQLRRTMEVIEHKCSYYETALEAGTEEIHKIKPMENAITN encoded by the coding sequence ATGACCTATTCAATCGGTGAAGTTGCCAAAAAATTAGACCTTACGGTATATACATTGCGTTACTACGACAAGGAAGGACTCATGCCTTTTGTAGAACGAACCACAAGCGGAACACGCTTGTTCAAAGACTCCGACATTGACTTTCTAAAGATCATCCAATGTCTGAAGCTGACCGGCATGCCTATTAAAGACATTAAGGACTTTATTGAATGGTGCTCTGAAGGGGACTCCACGCTGAAGCAAAGATATGACATGTTTACGGAGCGAAAAGCTATTGTGGAAGCACAAATGGAGCAACTAAGAAGAACCATGGAAGTCATTGAGCACAAATGCTCATATTACGAAACTGCTTTGGAAGCAGGAACCGAAGAGATTCACAAAATTAAACCGATGGAAAATGCCATCACCAATTGA
- a CDS encoding iron chaperone encodes METFAEFIARIDNPEHQARTEEVLNWVTEKFPNLKQKIAWNQPMFTDHETFIIGFSVSKQHLAVAPEQAGINRFSEEITQAGYDHTKELVRMKWKQEIDFSLLERMIEFNIADKAECSTFWRK; translated from the coding sequence ATGGAGACCTTTGCAGAATTTATAGCACGCATCGATAACCCGGAACACCAGGCACGAACGGAAGAAGTTTTGAACTGGGTCACTGAAAAATTCCCGAATTTAAAGCAAAAAATAGCCTGGAATCAACCGATGTTTACCGACCATGAGACCTTTATTATTGGCTTTAGTGTATCCAAGCAACACTTGGCTGTTGCTCCCGAGCAGGCAGGAATTAATCGTTTTTCGGAAGAGATCACACAGGCGGGGTATGATCACACCAAAGAGTTGGTGCGGATGAAGTGGAAACAGGAGATTGATTTTTCGTTACTTGAGAGAATGATTGAGTTCAATATAGCGGATAAGGCAGAATGTTCAACATTTTGGCGCAAATAA
- a CDS encoding SDR family oxidoreductase has product MGHLLLLKTGERNPESIDLPGAIPLQLDITDPQSVMAAAEIASDVTLLINNAGSATGASLLTGELNDIHLEFNTHVFGTLSMIRAFAPMIEKNGGGSILNILSALSWLRLGNSGAYSAAKSAQWGITNALRLELAPKNVNVAGLHVAFMDTDMTAGIDAPKTSPTDIAKIAIDSIEADLYEIIADDTSRNVQQGLAGGVAALYPQLFQK; this is encoded by the coding sequence ATCGGGCATCTTCTTTTATTAAAGACTGGCGAGCGAAACCCTGAATCCATTGATCTGCCCGGGGCTATTCCACTGCAACTCGATATTACGGATCCACAATCTGTCATGGCTGCAGCTGAGATAGCTAGTGATGTAACCCTTCTAATTAATAATGCTGGTTCCGCTACGGGTGCTTCTCTGCTCACAGGTGAGCTGAACGATATTCACTTGGAGTTCAATACACATGTATTCGGTACGCTTTCAATGATTCGTGCGTTTGCACCGATGATAGAGAAAAATGGGGGCGGTTCGATACTGAATATCCTGTCCGCTCTATCTTGGCTCAGGCTTGGTAACTCAGGTGCATATTCAGCTGCAAAATCCGCTCAGTGGGGAATTACGAATGCATTACGTCTGGAATTAGCCCCTAAGAACGTTAACGTTGCCGGATTGCACGTAGCGTTCATGGATACGGATATGACGGCAGGCATCGATGCACCAAAAACGAGCCCAACGGATATTGCCAAAATTGCAATAGATTCCATCGAAGCGGATCTCTACGAAATTATTGCTGATGATACTAGTCGGAATGTACAACAGGGTCTTGCTGGTGGTGTTGCTGCCCTTTACCCGCAATTGTTTCAAAAATAG
- a CDS encoding AraC family transcriptional regulator — protein MSDQIHEQQNELATLIDRFSDKDGVHLTAIPSLFLIRESVVTEPIFRVNEPSFCIIVQGEKEVLLGQDRFRYGPGSYIVATVDLPVSGQVIQASSEAPYLALKLEFTSSEILEVLNHSDFPARPRKTTRRAMFVSQAEPSLLDAVVRLARLLEDHSEDIPLLAPLFKKEILYKVLKGPHGIALEQTTMEGSHTYRIRDVIEYIMNHSDQNFRVEELADLANMSTASLHRHFKEVTAMSPIQFQKQLRLQEARRLLLSKSTDAADVAFQVGYESPSQFSREYSRMFGFPPREDIKRLRGRADETTTIS, from the coding sequence ATGTCTGATCAAATACACGAACAACAAAACGAATTAGCCACACTCATTGACCGTTTTTCTGACAAGGACGGGGTACACCTGACGGCGATCCCTTCATTATTTCTAATCCGTGAATCGGTCGTTACTGAACCTATATTTAGAGTGAATGAACCATCCTTCTGCATTATCGTTCAGGGTGAGAAAGAGGTCCTGCTGGGACAGGATCGTTTCCGGTATGGTCCAGGAAGTTATATCGTGGCAACCGTTGACTTGCCGGTTAGTGGACAAGTGATTCAAGCCTCGTCTGAGGCCCCCTATCTGGCCCTGAAACTTGAATTCACATCCAGTGAGATTCTGGAGGTATTGAACCATTCCGATTTCCCAGCAAGACCGCGAAAAACGACGAGACGTGCGATGTTTGTCAGCCAAGCTGAGCCGTCTCTGCTGGATGCGGTTGTCAGGTTAGCCCGTTTGTTGGAAGATCATTCGGAAGATATCCCTCTGCTCGCTCCTTTGTTCAAAAAGGAAATTCTCTATAAAGTTCTGAAAGGTCCACATGGGATTGCTCTGGAACAAACTACCATGGAGGGCAGCCATACTTATCGAATCAGAGACGTTATTGAATATATTATGAATCATTCTGATCAGAATTTTCGGGTTGAGGAATTGGCGGATTTAGCAAATATGAGCACTGCCTCACTGCACAGACACTTTAAAGAAGTGACTGCCATGAGCCCGATTCAGTTTCAAAAACAACTGAGGCTGCAAGAAGCTCGCCGCTTGTTATTATCCAAGTCCACCGATGCAGCAGATGTAGCATTTCAGGTAGGTTATGAGAGCCCTTCCCAATTCAGCCGTGAATATTCTCGCATGTTCGGATTTCCGCCCAGAGAAGATATTAAACGCTTGAGAGGCAGAGCCGATGAAACGACTACCATCTCTTGA
- a CDS encoding helix-turn-helix domain-containing protein, whose translation MNIEPVEDRCPVEFAVNMIGGKWKLLIINRLIRHSTIRFNELQKMLDPITHRTLTRQLRELEEAGLINRVTHPVVPPKVEYSLTEKGQSLTSILFQLGDWGSKHM comes from the coding sequence ATGAATATAGAACCTGTGGAGGACCGGTGTCCTGTTGAGTTTGCAGTCAATATGATTGGTGGGAAATGGAAGTTGTTAATTATAAATCGTCTCATCCGCCATTCAACAATTCGATTCAATGAATTACAGAAAATGCTGGACCCCATTACGCATCGCACGTTAACCAGACAATTACGAGAACTTGAAGAAGCTGGTTTGATAAACCGTGTTACCCACCCTGTAGTTCCGCCTAAAGTCGAATATTCCCTTACAGAAAAAGGACAAAGCCTGACTTCGATCTTATTTCAGCTAGGTGATTGGGGATCGAAACATATGTAA